The segment AAACTTTATAAGCTCAAAAGAAAGATTATCTAAAGAtctttaacaaacaaaaagatatatCTAATACTTTAGACGAGCTATTTAAGGCAGATACTTAGAGCTCAAGCACTTAGCATCACAAGTCTCTGTTGCGGGAAAACGACGGGAGGGGCACAGCTTCTTGAGGTCGTAGTATCACGAGCAGACCGAACATCCCGAGCATAGGGAGGACAAGCAGCCACTTCAGAAGCTTGTAATAATACATATGGAAAGTTAGAGAGAATTCGTCTGAGAAATGGAGTCCATTCTTGTCCACCATCTCCACCATTACAGTGCCTGTTGTCCTCACTCCAACGGTTGGTAGTTTTATCCTGTATTTTCCTGGTCGGTCATAGATCTGGCTCTGCTTTATCCTCCTATCTCCCTGGTAATTGCCTGGTACCAACAGCGTCGTCTGTGCATTTTAAAACCGATGTGTACTTTAGTTTCAAGGGAGCCAAAGCAGAGAAGCTAATTGCTTATCATCATGTACTGAAGGTTCGAGGAACTTACTGTAACGTTATAGGGCGCTTGTGAACCAGATGGGTATCTGTAGTTATCAACAATCTCAATCTCAGCCCAGAAGTTTTTGCCTTCCTCATCACGGAAGCCTCTGGTTGAATGCGTGAAAAAAACACCTTCACGATCGTAACGGATAGCCTTATTGTTCATCCCTTGATCAGTCGATCTCCAAGCCTGATGAAATTGAGAACCAAGTGTAAAATCATAATCTATCACAAATACAATGTCATGAACAAGTGTTAGGAAGATCTTGCCTTGAGGGGATGGTGAGGAGAAGGCGTGGAGAAGCAAAAGACGTTCCCGTTCATAGTTGAGACGACGAGATCAAGATCATCTCCACCGTCAACATTATCAGCCAAGACCATGCTGTATCTGTAATACAGAAACATCCATCTTCGCTATAAAAATTCACTGGAAAAGCGAaactactaaaaaaattaatgtgacGCAAAGGAAGCAAGTGACTTACGAAGTTTCACCAATATCAACAACGTCAGCGCACGAGGTGGGCCCATCTATGAGATACATGTAACCGTCAAAGGATGTGGTAACAATGGTAAGTCCCTTCTTTTTGTCACCTCGCTTGTTCAGATCAACAAGAAGAACTTGGTTCATCACTCTTCCATGGGTTCTGTACGGGTAAGGACGGACAATCGAACCATCCTTGCCACTCAGAACGTAAATGTTTCCTGATGTTGTGGGAACCACGACATCAGTATGTCCATCACCATCAACATCGCCTATCGAAGGACCCTGAAAGAGAAGATTAGTATCAGTCTCTGATTGTAAAGTGAATAGAGAGAGGATTCCAAGTTAACGGATGTTTGGTAACAACAGGTGGAACTTGTGGAATATCGTATGCACTATGATCAACTCATATAATCGTGTTGATGCTCCTACAACTGGTTCATTCATAAGGCTGTTTCACACTAGATGAGAATAAACGGATGTAACTGTATACCTGAGGAACAAGACTCTTTAGATGTACTTCCCAAATTTCCACTCCTTGAGTGGTCCATGCTGCTACATTTCCGTGGGAATCTGTTGTTACAAGTTCAATCTTTCCATCGTCATTTATATCAGCTGCAACCACTGCCCCTTGAATTTCGGCCATTTCAAGTGGGAATTTTTCTCTGATGTTTCCTGCAAAAAGACAACAATCTTAGAATCCAAATCAACACCAAGACTTGCAAAGGAAACTCCCATGAATACCCAGTGCAACAAAATCTGTAATGAGACTAGTGTATTGTCCTGAATGTTTTTTACTTGTGAGaaatattttaagcaaataaGGAAATATCAGTATGGACAGGAATCTATCAAGAGTGAAATTTCTGTCAATAGAGATACGCAATGGTGAATATTCAACGTAAACAAGAAGTCTTACCACGGTGGTCCATGGCGTAGAATAAGCCAAAGGAAGTTCCGACAAGGATATCCAAGTAACCATCGCCATCCAAGTCAACAACCGTTGGGgaagaataaatatatgcaCGGAAGTTTGCGTTATCCGTACTCAAATCTAGCTCTTTGACCCATTTAACTTGTTTAGTCTCAAGATTGAAAACCACAATTGAACTAGCAATATAGTTTTTGATGTCAATACTACCAAGCTCTTTCAGATGTTCTGGATTGTCATAATACCTGAAAAATAACTTATCAGGGTCAGTTTTATTAAACAAAGTAAGTAAACGCTTACATTTAAGACCTCATGCATGTTTTGCAGAAAATCTTTACTAATGATGCTTTTGAACTGACAGTTTATGGACAGTTGGACACATCTTCAGTGGTAGATGTAACGGAAACTTACTCAGGGTCGAAGAAATAGGAAACAGCAACAACCATCTCCTGTATTCCATCTTTGTCTATGTCAGCAATTACCTGATAAACAAGTGACACAGTAAGATCTCTCATGGAAGCAAGTAATCAAAGACAACGGTTTTTGCTTAGAAACTCACAGGAGTGCAAAGTATATGTGCGTCAATATTCACATAATCCTCTGAGTTCTCGTGCTGCCCCTCGACCCATTCCTCATCACCCCACATGGTCTCATTAACATAATCGTCATAATCATAGCTGTATTCATCACCTAACTCATCAGTATCACGCAACAAGTCAAACGATGAATCTGCTTCAGTTTCTAATATTCCATCGTTCTCGACTGTGGCCATGCGAACACCCTCATTTTTGTCTTTATTGTCAGAATGGCCGTCCGAGCCATTATCTTCCAGAAGTCGCCTCCCACTTTTGGTTCCTGTCTCTGTCGTACTACTGTTTCCAGATGTCACCAAAGTCTCTGAAGAATTATCCGTACTGgtatttaatttaataacagTCTCATTCTTAGCTTCACCAATCTTGCTTTGATCCACCTCCTTGGTGGTTACATTTCCATTGATATTTTCTGTTGAGCCAGCTGTGGTATCATTTGTTGCCGAATTGTTTGAGCTAACACTCATGGAGGAGTTATGTAGCTCTGGAGCAGGCTTTACGACTGCTTCTGTTTGGTTACTCTCGGGTTTCTTCTGATCATCTTGAGACGTCACTGGAGTAGGCTTTACGACTGCTTCTGTTTGGTTGTTCTCGGGTTTCTTCTGATCCTCTTGAGACGTCACTGGAGTAGGCTTAACGACGGCTTCTGTTTGGTTGTTCTCGGGTTTCTTCTGATCCTCTTGAGACGTCACATTTGAAGCCTCGCCATGAAACTCTTTGGGCGTCGAGAGCGTAACATTCGGTGTTGTGGTAGTTGCACTCGTATCTACAAAGAAAAGTAAGAGTCACAAAGTAAACTTTCATCAAGACTTAATATGACTCTCCTAATCCATGTACTTTCTCAACGGTCTAAATACAGGAGATACTGATAAGCGAGGATGAACACCATGCAAAATCCATAAGATAAAGGAAATACAAAAAGTACAAAAATTATTCAGATAAGCTGAGGCAGATGCTCCAAGCAGAAACTTAGCTTTACACTTTCTATTAACTTAATCACACAACCAATCTGACCAATATCAGCAAGAACATAAGCTGAGGCAGATGCTCCAAGCAGAGACTTAGCTTTACATTTTCAATTAACTTACACAACCAATCTGACCAGCTATGGTGTCGTCGAATATCAGGAAGAACATAAATTCAACCAAGCAGAGACTTTGGACGACGGGAGTAATCTAAGAAGTAAACTATAAAACTGATGTCAAAACTTAACATGATAAAAAAACTTACGAGTGGTCGATGACTTCATCTCCATAGCTTCTTGCACAAGCTGATCATCATGGACATCAGGATGTGAACGGTCAACAGGGTCAGGATTCAGTCCCACATGCCAGTTCTTGTGCACTTTTCTACGTGGCACTTCTAGCTTATCTGACATCAAAAAGCCTGATGCcctggaaacaaaaaaaaagcatcaTAAGCAAACCTATAATACTCCAAGGATCATGATAACAGATAAaagtatatgtatttttatcatCGGCTGAGAAAAAATTACCTGAAAAAGAGCACTTCGCCATTGTAGGTGGCCAGAGCAATTTCTCTAACACCATCTTTGTCGATATCAAATAGAAGAGGACTTGAATGCACGTTTGACTGATGATAAGCAGGCCACCCTAGCGTTTCATGAGTGCATCAGTAAACATTACCAAAAGTTCTCGAGGTTCTAAATCGAGAAGATAAGGATATCTTGTACCTGGCATCTTGTCTCCATCAGCACCTTCAAGAACTTCAAGGTAGTGAACAAAAGATGGAACAACAATGTCAAGCTTTCCATCACtgtaacaacaaaaaaaacaaaatcaggtCAACACTCATGATCCCTAATCAAAAACTCAGATTCCATTATATATATACCTGTTGATATCAGCAATCAAGGGTGTAGCATAAACGCTAGAAGTGACTTCAGTTTGCCATCGCAGCTCCAGTTTCCTCGGGCACTGAGTATTCAACAAAGCATCTTCATCACTGCACCAACGAGACCGACCTCTTTACTTAGGAGCAAGGAAACGTATCTCCCCAACAATTAAAGCTAAAATACGCACAAGTCTTATCGAATTGGATCGTCTACTCTAACACACAGAGCTCAATACAAGATCGAAACTTACATTTCTGGGTAGGCCTGCTCATCATCGGTGGCTTTACGCTCTCTGAACTTGTTTTCCCCATAGGAGGGATTCGATAAGATCAGGAAGAGGAAAAACCTCAGCAGACACCGTCGCGTTTGGGGTTTCATAAGATCACACTCTTGCGAAGACCAGACGATTACCTTTGGCGGAATAAACCTATCCAGGCACGAGGAACTGAAATGCAGTTACGGAACTGGGGTTTTAGGGATTGAGGTGGGAGTAAATGAAGAAGGTACAAGGAGAAGGAGAATTAGACAAGCTGATCGCAGCCGGCGAAATCGAGTCAGTGACGCAGGGAAAGAGCAAGGACATCTTGCcgttttgatataaaatttgttgCTATATAACTTCGGTCAACGAAACAACACGCTGTTTAATTACGAATATAAGAAACAACACAGCTGTTTAATTACGAACAACACTCTGTTTAGTTACGAATATAAGAAACACCACCACTTTTTCTTCACTTGGAATGGTTGCGGTCCTGCGTGACGCTAGGGTAGGGGTTAACACATTTTCTTTCTATGTAAATGTGAGTGAAAGAGTGGGAATGAtgatacttcttttttttaacaccaaGTGGGAACCATGATACTTCATCTGAGAAAAATGAACAACCATTCTTTCTTCtgaagtaaaaaagaaaaaaaacaataacaataTGATACTAATACTAAAGATTACAACATTATATCCTCCTAAGTGCTATTACCATTACAACATCTTCTCCATCTAAACATACGAATCCCTTGAGAAGAGTAAACACACCTTAAACCATCTATCACATATGCCAAACGGAATCAGATTCATTATAAAACCCTAAAGCTCCTCGAAACAGACCTATAGATGTTTCATCTGCGGCGCGCGGCTTTGCTATCCATTTGAATACGGTCCGCATACATAGGCAAACGGATGATCTCCCTTATCTCCTGCAGCAACACTTCCTCTGTGATGTTGTCTTTTATGCTTC is part of the Raphanus sativus cultivar WK10039 chromosome 5, ASM80110v3, whole genome shotgun sequence genome and harbors:
- the LOC108862519 gene encoding protein DEFECTIVE IN EXINE FORMATION 1, which produces MKPQTRRCLLRFFLFLILSNPSYGENKFRERKATDDEQAYPEIDEDALLNTQCPRKLELRWQTEVTSSVYATPLIADINSDGKLDIVVPSFVHYLEVLEGADGDKMPGWPAYHQSNVHSSPLLFDIDKDGVREIALATYNGEVLFFRASGFLMSDKLEVPRRKVHKNWHVGLNPDPVDRSHPDVHDDQLVQEAMEMKSSTTHTSATTTTPNVTLSTPKEFHGEASNVTSQEDQKKPENNQTEAVVKPTPVTSQEDQKKPENNQTEAVVKPTPVTSQDDQKKPESNQTEAVVKPAPELHNSSMSVSSNNSATNDTTAGSTENINGNVTTKEVDQSKIGEAKNETVIKLNTSTDNSSETLVTSGNSSTTETGTKSGRRLLEDNGSDGHSDNKDKNEGVRMATVENDGILETEADSSFDLLRDTDELGDEYSYDYDDYVNETMWGDEEWVEGQHENSEDYVNIDAHILCTPVIADIDKDGIQEMVVAVSYFFDPEYYDNPEHLKELGSIDIKNYIASSIVVFNLETKQVKWVKELDLSTDNANFRAYIYSSPTVVDLDGDGYLDILVGTSFGLFYAMDHRGNIREKFPLEMAEIQGAVVAADINDDGKIELVTTDSHGNVAAWTTQGVEIWEVHLKSLVPQGPSIGDVDGDGHTDVVVPTTSGNIYVLSGKDGSIVRPYPYRTHGRVMNQVLLVDLNKRGDKKKGLTIVTTSFDGYMYLIDGPTSCADVVDIGETSYSMVLADNVDGGDDLDLVVSTMNGNVFCFSTPSPHHPLKAWRSTDQGMNNKAIRYDREGVFFTHSTRGFRDEEGKNFWAEIEIVDNYRYPSGSQAPYNVTTTLLVPGNYQGDRRIKQSQIYDRPGKYRIKLPTVGVRTTGTVMVEMVDKNGLHFSDEFSLTFHMYYYKLLKWLLVLPMLGMFGLLVILRPQEAVPLPSFSRNRDL